One Deinococcus yavapaiensis KR-236 DNA segment encodes these proteins:
- a CDS encoding peroxidase-related enzyme (This protein belongs to a clade of uncharacterized proteins related to peroxidases such as the alkylhydroperoxidase AhpD.) — MKRLSYLAVPTEADVTPEIAALWRKAQANLGFTPNVFRAQALNAAQFWAWWKYYDLLMNKEGWLPPLEREMVATVVSSLNRCVYCLVSHASAVRVLSGDAKLADTLAIDYRQADLTLRQRAMLDFAAALTLHPDGRSPADLEALRAVGLDDHAILELTQVVAMFNATNRISSALGFVPNEEYFQLGRDAQKVEVAEEPRE, encoded by the coding sequence GTGAAGCGCCTCTCTTACCTGGCCGTTCCCACCGAAGCGGACGTGACGCCGGAAATCGCCGCGTTGTGGCGCAAGGCGCAAGCGAACTTGGGGTTCACCCCGAACGTGTTTCGCGCGCAGGCGCTGAACGCCGCGCAGTTCTGGGCGTGGTGGAAGTACTACGACCTGCTGATGAACAAGGAAGGGTGGCTGCCGCCGTTGGAGCGCGAAATGGTCGCGACGGTGGTGAGCAGCTTGAATCGCTGCGTGTACTGCCTCGTGTCGCACGCGTCGGCCGTCCGCGTCCTGAGCGGCGACGCGAAGCTCGCGGATACGCTTGCCATCGATTACCGTCAGGCGGACCTCACGCTTCGGCAGCGCGCCATGCTGGATTTCGCCGCGGCCCTTACCCTCCACCCGGACGGGAGGAGCCCGGCAGACCTCGAGGCGTTGCGCGCGGTAGGCTTGGACGACCATGCCATTCTGGAACTCACGCAAGTGGTGGCGATGTTCAACGCCACCAACCGCATCAGCAGCGCGCTGGGCTTCGTGCCGAACGAGGAGTATTTTCAGCTCGGTCGTGACGCGCAGAAGGTGGAAGTGGCAGAAGAACCGCGCGAGTAA
- a CDS encoding ArsR/SmtB family transcription factor has product MTHVTNVRPAETLEVCDTHCTHPEAVAQAREVVPNERCVEDASALLKAVADPTRLRMLSALAATELCVHDLSLVVGISESATSHQLRLLKMHRLVTARKVGRSVYYQLADHHVTLLIGNALEHARERER; this is encoded by the coding sequence ATGACACACGTCACGAACGTCCGGCCCGCCGAAACGCTCGAAGTTTGCGACACCCACTGCACGCACCCCGAGGCGGTCGCTCAAGCACGCGAGGTCGTGCCGAACGAACGATGCGTCGAGGACGCCTCGGCCCTCCTCAAAGCCGTCGCCGACCCCACGCGGCTGCGCATGCTTTCCGCGCTCGCCGCGACGGAGTTGTGCGTGCACGACCTGTCACTCGTCGTCGGCATCAGCGAATCCGCGACGAGCCACCAACTTCGCCTGCTCAAGATGCACCGCCTCGTCACGGCCAGGAAAGTCGGTCGCAGCGTTTACTACCAACTGGCGGATCATCACGTCACCCTGCTGATCGGCAACGCACTCGAGCACGCCCGAGAGCGCGAACGCTGA
- a CDS encoding acetate--CoA ligase: MEKSLLEQPLALPTLPLRATAPVSDEEAARLLALDPSAYWLEMARELTWVTPPTVAVEGILGDFRYYPGATGNVSVNCLDRHPPERTALLYEREDSLRETWTYGQLTDATARFAAALQELGVAKGDRVAIYLGNVPEAFIAIHACYRLGAIYSVIFAGFSASAVRDRLVDAQPKVVVCTDATVRRGKTVPLKATLDEAMLGLDVAHVIVARRVDRAYELREGEHDFHTLLDRTTRRAPPVDLEANEPGFIIYTSGTTSKPKGLVHAGLGFLAGAYANVKWSLNLRSDDVYWCTADVGWLTFPIFALVGGLAHGATHVIYEGGIDTPTPARPYEVIEGYGVTKVFTAPTALRMLRRAGDAPLAGHDLSGLTLISLVGEPLDPETWHWTQGKLGAGRVFVNNTYGQTETGTAWASSMVGVTGTRPGSCGQPLPGYRARVVRDDGSEARPGELGALTLTEPFPCLARTVWGDHERYVQTYLSDFPGSYAASDAALVDQDGLLWVTGRLDDVMNVAGHRIGTMEMEAALITHPAVSEAAVVAQPDELKGSVPVAFVVPRGDVELGSALEAELGDAIVRGVGPIARPARVIVTPTVPRTRSGKIMRRLLRDLLVLGEVRGDLTSLENPDAIDVVRSRISGGDA; the protein is encoded by the coding sequence ATGGAGAAATCGCTGCTCGAGCAACCCCTGGCCCTGCCGACCCTTCCTCTCCGTGCGACCGCGCCGGTCTCCGATGAGGAAGCCGCCCGCCTGCTGGCCCTCGACCCGAGTGCGTACTGGTTGGAAATGGCACGGGAACTGACCTGGGTGACGCCTCCGACCGTGGCCGTAGAGGGCATCCTGGGTGACTTTCGGTACTATCCGGGCGCGACCGGGAACGTCAGCGTGAACTGCCTGGACCGACATCCGCCCGAGCGCACCGCCCTGCTGTACGAGCGCGAAGACAGCCTGCGCGAAACGTGGACGTACGGTCAACTCACCGACGCGACCGCGCGGTTCGCGGCGGCCCTGCAGGAACTCGGCGTCGCGAAGGGCGACCGAGTCGCGATCTACCTCGGGAACGTCCCGGAAGCGTTTATCGCGATTCACGCCTGTTACCGCCTCGGCGCGATCTACTCGGTGATCTTCGCCGGCTTCAGCGCGTCCGCCGTGCGCGACCGCCTCGTGGACGCCCAGCCCAAGGTGGTGGTCTGCACCGACGCCACCGTGCGCCGCGGCAAGACCGTGCCTCTCAAAGCCACGCTGGACGAAGCGATGCTGGGCCTGGACGTCGCGCATGTCATCGTGGCGCGGCGAGTGGACCGAGCGTACGAATTGCGCGAAGGCGAGCATGATTTCCACACGCTGCTTGACCGAACAACCCGCCGCGCCCCTCCCGTGGACTTGGAGGCGAACGAGCCGGGGTTCATCATCTACACCTCGGGCACGACCTCCAAACCCAAAGGGCTGGTGCACGCGGGCCTGGGATTCCTCGCGGGCGCGTACGCCAACGTGAAGTGGTCGCTGAACTTGCGAAGTGACGACGTGTACTGGTGCACGGCCGACGTGGGCTGGCTGACCTTTCCGATCTTCGCGTTGGTCGGCGGTTTGGCGCACGGCGCCACCCACGTGATCTACGAGGGCGGCATCGACACGCCCACGCCCGCCAGGCCGTACGAAGTGATCGAAGGGTACGGCGTGACGAAAGTCTTCACCGCGCCGACGGCGCTGCGGATGCTGCGCCGCGCCGGGGACGCGCCCCTGGCGGGCCATGACCTCAGCGGCCTCACCCTCATCAGCTTGGTCGGCGAGCCGCTCGATCCGGAAACGTGGCACTGGACGCAGGGGAAGCTCGGTGCGGGCCGCGTGTTCGTCAACAACACCTACGGGCAGACGGAAACCGGGACGGCGTGGGCGAGCAGTATGGTCGGCGTCACGGGAACTCGGCCCGGCAGTTGCGGTCAGCCTCTGCCTGGCTACCGCGCGCGGGTGGTGCGCGACGACGGAAGTGAAGCGCGCCCTGGCGAGTTGGGCGCCTTGACGCTCACCGAGCCCTTCCCCTGCCTGGCGCGCACCGTGTGGGGCGACCACGAGCGGTACGTGCAGACGTACCTTTCGGACTTTCCCGGCAGTTACGCCGCGAGCGACGCGGCCCTGGTGGATCAGGATGGTCTGCTGTGGGTCACGGGCCGCCTCGACGACGTGATGAACGTCGCTGGGCACCGCATCGGCACCATGGAGATGGAAGCGGCCCTGATCACCCATCCCGCCGTGAGCGAGGCGGCCGTGGTGGCTCAGCCCGACGAGCTGAAAGGCTCGGTGCCCGTGGCGTTCGTGGTGCCGCGCGGAGACGTCGAGCTTGGTTCCGCGCTGGAAGCGGAACTGGGCGACGCGATTGTGCGTGGCGTCGGTCCCATCGCTCGCCCCGCCCGAGTGATCGTGACACCCACCGTGCCGCGCACGCGCAGCGGCAAGATCATGCGCCGGTTGCTGCGTGATTTGCTCGTCCTGGGTGAAGTGAGGGGGGACCTCACCAGCTTGGAGAATCCCGACGCGATCGACGTGGTACGGTCACGAATCTCGGGAGGTGACGCGTGA
- a CDS encoding SDR family NAD(P)-dependent oxidoreductase: MNTRGHTVLITGGTSGIGFALARAFHARDNDVVLLGRDTIKLRRAAERLNDARIISCDVGDSAALVSLTAELARHRPSILINNAAVQLNYDFTTTPLDRVLSDVDAEIRVNFTGLVQLTALTLPFLQRHSGGAIVNVTSGLAFAPKKSAAVYSATKAAVRTFSKALRYQVQDARLPLLVVDAVLPLVDTPMTSGRGDGHKVSADFVANAILKGLERDRTDVHVGFARPFAVLHRLAPRFAERLLRDG, from the coding sequence ATAAATACGCGCGGCCACACGGTCCTGATCACCGGCGGCACTTCCGGCATCGGCTTTGCGCTCGCCCGCGCCTTTCATGCGCGCGACAACGATGTCGTGCTGCTTGGACGCGACACGATCAAATTACGCCGGGCCGCCGAAAGGCTGAACGACGCGCGCATCATCTCATGCGACGTCGGCGATTCCGCCGCCCTCGTCAGCCTCACCGCCGAACTCGCTCGGCACCGCCCGAGCATCCTAATCAACAACGCCGCCGTGCAACTCAACTACGATTTCACAACCACGCCCCTTGACCGGGTGCTGAGCGACGTGGACGCCGAAATTCGCGTGAACTTCACCGGGCTCGTGCAACTCACCGCGCTCACGCTGCCCTTTTTGCAGCGCCACTCCGGCGGAGCGATTGTAAACGTCACGTCGGGCCTCGCATTCGCCCCGAAAAAGAGCGCGGCTGTGTACAGCGCCACCAAAGCCGCTGTACGTACCTTCTCGAAAGCGTTGCGCTACCAAGTGCAAGACGCCCGCTTGCCCCTGCTCGTCGTAGACGCCGTGCTGCCCCTCGTGGACACCCCGATGACAAGCGGGCGCGGAGACGGGCACAAGGTCAGCGCGGACTTCGTCGCCAACGCCATTTTGAAGGGACTTGAGCGTGACCGCACGGATGTCCACGTTGGGTTCGCCCGTCCCTTCGCCGTGCTGCACCGCCTCGCCCCACGCTTTGCCGAACGCCTCTTGCGGGACGGTTGA
- a CDS encoding heavy metal translocating P-type ATPase has protein sequence MTRVSAPTSATPVDLTYFVEGMDCPTCVRKIEGALANTPGAQNARTSLTTQTLTLTLDETKTTRAHLEKILHSLGHTPKPLNHDDAEPHEHEATSWHATRQGRLVLTSGALLVLAFTFSLIEPALATWGYIAATALGTLPLARKAWAGVRVGQPWTINTLVTLAAIGALVIGEAAEAAVVVFFFALGELLEGVAVGRARSGIKALAQLAPKTARVLKKGKVFELPVDALKVGNLVEVRPGDRVPSDGIITEGASHLDDSPVTGESVPVHKRVGDSVYAGSINTDGVLTVRVEKAAKDNTIARIIHLVEQAEANKAPVARFIDRFSRVYTPIVVLIAALTALVPPLLGGQWHDWAYKSIALLLIGCPCALVLSVPAAITSAVSAGAKRGLLLKGGAALEMIGRVKTVAFDKTGTLTEGQPKVTDVTPLTGTEASVLRLAASVEAGSNHPLANAIVTRAFGLDVPLARNANAIPGKAVAATIDGATYAVGSPRYAEEHALLAPDVRARVSALEERGKTVVVLLREHEPLGLIALRDEPRSDAKATVSALRRLGVRPVMLTGDNVRTGAAIASELGLDVQAELLPEDKLRLVEHLKRDGRVAMVGDGINDAPALAASDVGIAMGGGTDVALETAHAALLRPSVQGIAELVRLSRATRGIITQNIVFAVGLKLVFLVTTLLGITGLWPAILSDTGATALVTANALRLLAFKGNSE, from the coding sequence ATGACTCGCGTTAGCGCGCCCACTTCCGCCACGCCCGTGGACCTCACGTACTTCGTCGAAGGCATGGACTGCCCGACGTGCGTGCGCAAAATCGAGGGCGCTCTCGCGAACACCCCAGGCGCACAAAACGCTCGCACGAGCCTCACGACGCAAACCCTCACCCTCACCCTCGACGAAACGAAAACGACGCGCGCTCACCTCGAAAAAATCCTGCATAGCCTCGGCCACACGCCGAAACCGTTGAATCACGACGACGCAGAGCCCCACGAGCATGAAGCGACTTCTTGGCACGCCACACGCCAAGGACGACTCGTCCTCACCAGCGGCGCCCTCCTCGTGCTCGCCTTCACCTTCAGCCTCATCGAACCCGCCCTCGCCACCTGGGGATACATCGCCGCGACCGCGCTCGGCACCCTGCCCCTCGCCCGCAAAGCGTGGGCGGGTGTGCGCGTCGGCCAGCCGTGGACCATCAACACCCTCGTCACCCTCGCCGCCATCGGCGCCCTCGTCATCGGCGAAGCGGCGGAAGCGGCCGTCGTCGTGTTCTTCTTCGCCCTCGGAGAGCTCCTCGAAGGCGTCGCCGTGGGCCGCGCTCGAAGCGGCATCAAAGCCCTCGCGCAACTCGCACCGAAAACCGCGCGCGTCCTCAAGAAAGGCAAAGTTTTCGAGCTACCCGTCGATGCCCTCAAGGTCGGGAACCTCGTCGAGGTGCGCCCCGGCGACCGCGTTCCATCCGACGGCATCATCACGGAAGGCGCGAGCCACCTCGACGACTCTCCTGTCACCGGCGAAAGCGTCCCCGTGCACAAGCGGGTCGGCGACTCGGTCTACGCCGGGTCCATCAACACCGACGGCGTCCTCACCGTCCGAGTCGAGAAGGCCGCGAAGGACAACACCATCGCGCGCATCATCCATCTCGTGGAGCAAGCCGAAGCGAACAAGGCGCCCGTCGCGCGTTTCATCGACCGCTTCTCCCGCGTGTACACCCCCATCGTCGTCCTGATCGCCGCCCTGACCGCCCTCGTTCCGCCCCTCCTCGGAGGTCAATGGCACGACTGGGCGTACAAAAGCATCGCCTTGCTCCTCATCGGTTGCCCGTGCGCCCTCGTGCTCTCCGTGCCTGCGGCCATCACGAGCGCCGTGTCCGCCGGTGCGAAGCGCGGCCTCCTCCTCAAGGGGGGCGCCGCCCTCGAAATGATCGGACGCGTCAAGACCGTCGCGTTCGACAAGACCGGGACGCTCACCGAAGGACAACCGAAGGTCACGGACGTCACGCCCCTGACGGGGACCGAAGCGAGCGTCCTGCGTTTGGCGGCGAGCGTCGAGGCGGGCAGCAATCACCCGCTCGCGAACGCCATCGTCACCCGAGCCTTCGGCCTCGACGTGCCTCTCGCCCGGAACGCGAACGCCATTCCGGGTAAAGCCGTGGCTGCCACGATCGACGGTGCGACGTACGCGGTCGGCTCGCCTCGCTACGCCGAGGAGCACGCGCTTCTCGCGCCCGACGTGCGCGCCCGCGTGTCCGCGCTCGAAGAGCGAGGAAAGACGGTCGTGGTACTGCTGCGTGAACACGAACCGCTCGGCCTGATCGCCTTGCGAGACGAACCTCGCTCGGACGCCAAAGCGACCGTCTCCGCCTTGCGGCGTCTTGGCGTGCGACCCGTGATGCTCACCGGGGACAACGTCCGCACGGGAGCCGCCATCGCGTCCGAGCTCGGCCTCGACGTGCAAGCCGAACTTCTGCCGGAAGACAAGCTGCGACTCGTGGAACACCTCAAGCGTGACGGGCGCGTCGCGATGGTCGGCGACGGCATCAACGACGCGCCCGCGCTCGCCGCGAGTGACGTCGGCATCGCCATGGGCGGCGGGACGGACGTCGCCCTCGAAACGGCGCACGCCGCGCTGCTTCGCCCCAGCGTTCAAGGAATCGCCGAACTCGTGCGCCTGTCGCGCGCCACGAGGGGCATCATCACCCAGAACATCGTGTTCGCCGTCGGGCTCAAACTCGTGTTCCTCGTCACGACCCTCCTGGGCATCACGGGGTTGTGGCCCGCGATCCTCTCGGATACCGGTGCGACGGCCCTCGTGACCGCGAACGCCCTGCGCCTGCTCGCCTTCAAAGGAAACTCGGAATGA